A genomic stretch from Lathyrus oleraceus cultivar Zhongwan6 chromosome 2, CAAS_Psat_ZW6_1.0, whole genome shotgun sequence includes:
- the LOC127122649 gene encoding uncharacterized protein LOC127122649, whose protein sequence is MDFHDDEILDVVPLSVIPCEALDLNHPMDASASACPNQGNISSIPSSSTHATSYKEDIHHIDRVIRNLVTRILNEGHSVKGVSTPLSKMYPSSEVAQHSEKNNDSSSSEKDMVAEGMCSLGQTVSGKGKYVASKTANASHSEKHDVANDVIDLEDDRSGEQEDSLLHHLKPSIAGVGPSKSWSKVEVNKRKVREVSESEEDVEEDVPDISPVKKTTVRKSPMKVVVVHLDNISFHLEDGAAKWKFCYKGLVKEFIVNIPEDIADKNSKEFCKVLVRGRRVEGAGELEATDNEVCREITSRQVKGWPIKNHLPAGKLTVKFMFEQIIKHASTNAVKLLIAFPSMICGIILNQHPGILSSNDLPSRRKHALSVHYKLFEGSHVEDIVMASAMKKPTSKFRTIAELKETCKELGEGIRIATARKDSLEALIASLERAESCLQLNMYYLVL, encoded by the exons ATGGACTTTCACGATGATGAGATTCTGGATGTGGTTCCTCTATCAGTTATTCCCTGCGAGGCCCTTGATTTgaaccatcccatggatgcatcAGCTTCTGCATGCCCCAATCAAGGTAACATATCTAGTATCCCTTCTAGCTCAACTCATGCCACTAGTTATAAGGAAGATATACACCACATTGATCGTGTCATAaggaacctagtcactagaatccttaatgaaggacattctgtGAAGGGAGTCTCTACTCCCCTGTCTAAAATGTACCCCTCTTCTGAGGTTGCACAACATAGTGAGAAGAATAACGATTCCTCCAGTTCTGAGAAGGACATGGTTGCTGAAGGTATGTGCTCTCTAGGGCAAACTGTGTCTGGTAAAGGAAAATATGTGGCATCTAAAACTGCCAATGCTTCCCATTCTGAGAAGCATGATGTTGCAAACGatgtgattgacctagaggatgataggtcTGGTGAGCAAGAGGATAGCTtacttcatcacttaaagccaagt ATTGCTGGTGTTGGTCCTTCCAAATCATGGAGCAAGGTTGAAGTGAATAAGAGGAAGGTTAGAGAAGTCTCTGAGTCTGAAGaagatgttgaggaagatgtccctgacatctctccaGTGAAGAAGACCACTGTGAGGAAGTCCCCTATGAAAGTTGTTGTTGTGCATTTGGAtaatatctctttccatcttgaagatggagctgCCAAATGGAAATTT TGCTATAAGGGTTTggttaaggaattcattgtcaaTATTCCTGAGGATATTGCTGATAAGAATAGCAAGGAATTTTGCAAAGTATTGGTGAGAG GAAGAAGAGTTGAGGGTGCAGGTGAATTGGaagctacagacaatgaggtctgtagagaAATTACATCAAGGCAGGTGAAAGGGTGGCCTATTAAAAATCATCTTCCTGCTGGGAAGTTAACTGTCAA atttatgtttgaacaaattatCAAGCATGCATCTACTAATGCAGTTAAGTTGCTtattgcctttccctctatgatttgtgggattatcctgaaTCAACACCCTGGTATTCTGAGTTCTAATGACTTACCAAGTAGAAGAAAACATGCTCTGTCAGTGCACTATAAactgtttgaaggcagtcatgtcgaagacattgtcatggCGTCTGCTATGAAAAAGCCAACCTCAAAATTTAGAACTATTGCTGAGCTGAAGGAGACTTGTAAAGAGCTGGGTGAAGGGATAAGGATAGCAACAGCTAGGAAAGATTCGTTGGAAGCcctgattgcaagcttggagcgAGCTGAAT CTTGCTTACAGCTGAATATGTACTACTTGGTTTTGTAA